A region of Staphylococcus sp. IVB6181 DNA encodes the following proteins:
- the dprA gene encoding DNA-processing protein DprA — protein sequence MPHKTIDSELLKLRFAGYSTRQIYALLSSNSDYFDLPLKEKMTNLRHFSNHTPSRYAATYYHNYCTLNVEQIRRKLTDSNIEIISIFHPLYPKLLKNIYDPPLILFCKGNLDLLRGQNYLSIVGSREATAYTEKVLKVLMADLSLYPFVIVSGLAKGGDCFAHQAALHHHMPTIGVLAFGHYHHYPKETKAVRSIIERKGLTISEYIPSDPPKKYKFPERNRIISGLAQGVMITESRERSGAQITVDLALEQNRNVYVLPGSLFQSLTRGNLKRAQEGAKIVLCAQDIIEDYQQIE from the coding sequence ATGCCTCATAAAACAATCGATTCAGAACTCCTCAAATTACGCTTTGCCGGCTATTCCACAAGGCAGATATATGCATTATTAAGCAGCAACTCCGATTATTTTGATTTGCCTCTTAAAGAAAAAATGACAAATCTTCGACATTTTTCAAATCATACTCCTTCACGTTATGCCGCAACTTATTATCACAACTATTGTACGCTCAATGTTGAACAAATCCGACGCAAATTAACTGACTCAAACATCGAGATTATTTCAATTTTTCATCCTCTCTATCCGAAACTGCTAAAAAACATTTATGATCCGCCATTGATTTTGTTTTGCAAAGGAAACTTAGATTTATTGCGCGGACAGAACTACTTAAGTATCGTAGGTTCCAGAGAAGCTACCGCATACACTGAGAAAGTTTTGAAAGTATTAATGGCTGATTTATCTTTATATCCTTTTGTGATAGTTTCCGGTTTAGCAAAAGGCGGAGACTGCTTTGCACATCAAGCAGCATTGCATCATCATATGCCGACGATAGGTGTCTTAGCATTCGGACATTATCATCATTATCCGAAAGAAACAAAAGCAGTGCGTTCTATAATAGAAAGAAAAGGATTAACTATCAGTGAATATATTCCAAGCGATCCGCCGAAAAAATATAAGTTTCCAGAACGCAATCGTATTATCAGCGGATTAGCACAAGGTGTGATGATTACAGAGTCGAGGGAAAGAAGCGGAGCACAAATCACAGTGGATTTAGCTTTAGAACAAAACCGCAATGTTTATGTGCTGCCGGGCAGTCTCTTTCAATCATTAACACGCGGTAATTTAAAGCGTGCGCAAGAAGGTGCAAAGATTGTACTTTGTGCACAAGATATTATTGAAGATTATCAACAGATTGAGTGA
- the sucD gene encoding succinate--CoA ligase subunit alpha — MSVYVDKNTKVIVQGITGSTALFHTKQMLEYGTQIVAGVTPGKGGQVVEGVPVFNTVEEAKKETGANVSVIYVPAPFAADAILECADAELDLAICITEHIPVLDMVKVKRYLEDKHTRLIGPNCPGVISPDDCKIGIMPGYIHKKGHVGVVSRSGTLTYEAVHQLTEEGIGQTSAVGIGGDPVNGTNFIDVLDAFNKDEDTKAVVMIGEIGGTAEEEAAEWIKANMTKPVVGFIGGQTAPPGKRMGHAGAIISGGKGTAKEKIKTLNENGVKTADTPSEIGSTLIEAAKEAGIYEQLLTVKKDA; from the coding sequence ATGAGCGTATATGTTGATAAGAACACAAAAGTAATTGTACAAGGTATCACTGGGTCTACAGCCCTTTTCCATACGAAACAAATGCTTGAATACGGTACTCAAATCGTTGCAGGTGTTACACCTGGTAAAGGCGGTCAAGTAGTTGAAGGCGTACCAGTATTCAACACTGTAGAAGAAGCGAAAAAAGAAACAGGAGCAAACGTTTCAGTAATTTACGTTCCAGCTCCATTTGCGGCTGACGCAATTTTAGAATGTGCAGATGCTGAATTAGATTTAGCAATTTGTATCACAGAACACATTCCTGTTCTTGATATGGTTAAAGTTAAACGTTATTTAGAAGATAAACATACACGTTTAATCGGACCAAACTGCCCAGGTGTTATCTCTCCAGATGATTGCAAAATCGGAATTATGCCTGGCTATATCCACAAAAAAGGCCATGTAGGTGTTGTATCACGTTCTGGTACATTAACTTACGAAGCAGTGCATCAATTAACTGAAGAAGGAATCGGACAAACTTCAGCTGTTGGTATCGGTGGCGACCCAGTCAACGGTACAAACTTCATCGATGTATTAGATGCATTCAATAAAGATGAAGATACAAAAGCTGTTGTAATGATCGGTGAAATCGGCGGTACTGCTGAGGAAGAAGCGGCTGAATGGATTAAAGCTAACATGACTAAACCAGTTGTAGGCTTCATCGGAGGTCAAACAGCCCCTCCAGGTAAACGTATGGGCCATGCTGGTGCGATTATTTCTGGCGGTAAAGGTACTGCTAAAGAAAAAATCAAAACACTCAATGAAAATGGTGTTAAAACAGCAGATACACCTTCTGAAATCGGTTCAACTTTAATTGAAGCGGCAAAAGAAGCGGGTATCTACGAACAATTATTAACAGTTAAAAAAGACGCATAA
- the sucC gene encoding ADP-forming succinate--CoA ligase subunit beta, which translates to MNIHEYQGKQIFRSMGVPVPEGRVAFTVDEAVEKAKELDTDVYVVKAQIHAGGRGKAGGVKIAKSLSEVEAYAKELLGKTLVTHQTGPQGKEVKRLYIEEGCDIQKEYYVGFVIDRATDRVTLMASEEGGTEIEEVAASTPEKIFKETIDPVVGLAPYQARRIAFNINIPKESINKAAKFLIALYNVFIEKDASIVEINPLVTTGDGDVLALDAKINFDDNALFRHKDILEFRDLEEEDPKEIEASKYDLSYIALDGDIGCMVNGAGLAMATMDTINHFGGHPANFLDVGGGATKEKVTEAFKIILGDDHVKGIFVNIFGGIMRCDIIAEGIVAAVKEVDLTLPLVVRLEGTNVELGKQILKDSGLAIEPAATMAEGAQKIVKLVKEV; encoded by the coding sequence ATGAATATCCACGAGTATCAAGGAAAACAAATCTTTCGTTCAATGGGCGTTCCAGTTCCAGAAGGACGTGTAGCATTCACTGTTGACGAAGCAGTAGAAAAAGCTAAAGAATTAGACACTGATGTTTATGTTGTAAAAGCACAAATCCACGCTGGGGGTAGAGGTAAAGCTGGCGGTGTTAAAATCGCTAAGTCATTATCAGAAGTGGAAGCTTACGCTAAAGAATTATTAGGTAAAACTCTTGTAACTCACCAAACTGGACCACAAGGTAAAGAAGTTAAACGTTTATATATTGAAGAAGGCTGCGATATTCAAAAAGAATATTACGTAGGTTTCGTTATTGACCGTGCGACAGATCGCGTTACTTTAATGGCATCTGAAGAAGGCGGTACTGAAATTGAAGAAGTAGCGGCTTCAACACCAGAAAAAATCTTCAAAGAAACTATCGATCCTGTTGTTGGTTTAGCACCATACCAAGCACGTCGTATTGCTTTCAATATCAATATTCCAAAAGAATCAATCAACAAAGCGGCTAAATTCTTAATCGCTTTATACAATGTATTTATCGAAAAAGATGCTTCTATCGTTGAAATCAACCCGCTTGTAACTACAGGCGACGGAGATGTTTTAGCATTAGATGCTAAAATCAACTTTGACGATAACGCATTATTCAGACACAAAGACATTTTAGAATTCCGTGATTTAGAAGAAGAAGATCCAAAAGAAATCGAAGCTTCTAAATACGATTTATCTTACATTGCTTTAGATGGCGACATCGGTTGTATGGTTAACGGTGCCGGCTTAGCTATGGCAACAATGGATACAATCAATCACTTCGGAGGCCATCCTGCAAACTTCTTAGACGTAGGCGGCGGCGCTACGAAAGAAAAAGTTACTGAAGCATTCAAAATCATCTTAGGCGATGATCATGTTAAAGGTATCTTTGTAAATATCTTCGGTGGTATCATGCGTTGCGACATTATCGCAGAAGGTATCGTAGCAGCAGTTAAAGAAGTAGACTTAACATTGCCTTTAGTAGTACGTCTTGAAGGTACAAACGTTGAGTTAGGTAAACAAATCTTAAAAGATTCAGGTTTAGCAATTGAGCCGGCAGCAACAATGGCTGAAGGCGCTCAAAAAATTGTCAAACTTGTCAAAGAAGTCTAA
- a CDS encoding ribonuclease HII, translating into MGQSIKEIKALLQSIDSIEVLDAHEWNQDTRKGVQQALLSRRKQLLKAQALIDKYETMSEYENEILSQDAQAVICGIDEVGRGPLAGPVVACAEILNAGHAYYGLDDSKKVSPAKRLELKAALEQNATYAYGLATPEEIDDLNIYQATQVAMMRAIEALPKQPTHLLIDAMELPLDIAQTSIIKGDAKSVSIAAASIMAKEYRDAYMRELSAEYPGYDFEHNVGYGTKAHLAGIDKLGVTPEHRKSFEPIKSLTTKND; encoded by the coding sequence ATGGGACAGTCGATTAAAGAAATCAAAGCCTTGCTTCAATCTATTGACAGTATAGAAGTACTGGATGCACATGAATGGAACCAAGATACTAGAAAAGGTGTACAACAAGCGCTTTTAAGCCGCAGGAAACAACTCTTAAAAGCACAAGCACTGATAGACAAATATGAAACGATGTCAGAGTATGAAAATGAAATATTGTCTCAAGATGCACAAGCTGTAATCTGCGGGATCGATGAAGTCGGCAGAGGACCATTAGCAGGTCCGGTTGTCGCATGTGCTGAGATCTTAAACGCGGGTCATGCTTATTATGGATTAGATGATTCGAAAAAAGTTTCACCTGCTAAAAGACTGGAACTTAAAGCAGCACTTGAACAAAACGCGACGTATGCTTATGGTTTGGCAACACCTGAAGAAATTGACGACTTGAATATTTATCAAGCGACTCAAGTCGCAATGATGCGAGCGATAGAAGCTTTGCCAAAACAACCGACGCATCTTTTGATAGATGCGATGGAGCTGCCATTAGATATTGCGCAAACTTCGATTATCAAAGGGGACGCAAAAAGTGTTTCAATCGCAGCTGCGAGTATTATGGCAAAAGAATATCGTGATGCTTATATGCGTGAATTAAGTGCAGAATATCCAGGTTATGATTTTGAACATAATGTAGGCTATGGCACAAAAGCACATCTAGCAGGAATAGATAAGCTTGGGGTTACTCCAGAACACAGAAAATCTTTTGAACCGATTAAATCACTTACAACTAAAAATGATTGA
- the ylqF gene encoding ribosome biogenesis GTPase YlqF, with amino-acid sequence MVIQWYPGHMAKAKREVSEQLKKVDVVFELVDARIPYSSRNPMIDEVIQNKPRVVIMNKKDMANLNELAKWEEYFKGKGYFPVAVDAKHGKGLKQVEQAAIEATKEKFERDKAKGLKPRAIRAMIVGIPNVGKSTLINKLANKAIAKTGNTPGVTKQQQWIKVGKSLQLLDTPGILWPKFEDQIVGKKLSLTGAIKDSIVHLDDVAIYGLEFYKAHAIEALQKHYNVDLDAEAENLEWFDAIGRRRGLLQRGNEVDYEAVIELLINDIRNAKLGTQSFDIYKEMADEIK; translated from the coding sequence ATGGTAATTCAATGGTATCCAGGGCATATGGCGAAAGCGAAACGTGAAGTGTCTGAACAATTAAAGAAGGTTGATGTTGTTTTTGAATTGGTAGACGCACGTATTCCTTATAGCTCAAGAAACCCGATGATTGATGAAGTTATTCAAAATAAGCCGCGTGTGGTGATTATGAATAAAAAAGATATGGCAAATTTAAATGAATTAGCCAAATGGGAAGAATATTTCAAAGGTAAAGGTTATTTCCCAGTAGCTGTAGATGCTAAGCATGGCAAGGGTTTAAAACAAGTAGAGCAAGCTGCAATTGAAGCAACAAAAGAAAAGTTCGAACGTGATAAAGCAAAAGGTTTAAAACCGCGAGCAATTCGTGCCATGATTGTCGGTATTCCGAATGTAGGGAAATCTACTTTAATTAATAAACTAGCAAATAAAGCGATTGCGAAAACAGGTAATACTCCAGGCGTTACCAAGCAGCAGCAATGGATTAAAGTCGGAAAGTCGCTTCAACTGTTAGATACACCGGGAATTCTTTGGCCGAAATTCGAAGATCAGATTGTCGGTAAGAAATTAAGCTTAACAGGTGCAATCAAAGACAGTATTGTGCATTTGGATGATGTTGCGATTTATGGATTAGAGTTTTATAAAGCACATGCAATTGAAGCTCTGCAAAAGCATTATAATGTGGATTTGGATGCTGAAGCAGAAAATCTAGAGTGGTTTGATGCGATAGGACGCAGACGCGGATTATTGCAGCGCGGAAATGAAGTGGATTATGAAGCGGTAATTGAATTGCTGATTAATGACATCAGAAATGCCAAATTAGGTACACAAAGTTTTGATATTTATAAAGAGATGGCAGATGAAATCAAATAA
- a CDS encoding CocE/NonD family hydrolase encodes MGVFDVDYNKINIVKDMPYEVEITHHTWITMSDGTKLSAKIWAPVMEGKNKGTVLEYLPYRKDDFTALRDEIRHKYFAGHGYTSVRVDIRGTGDSEGIIDDEYPKVEQDDGIEIIEWIAKQPWSNGSVAMIGKSWGGFNGLQIAARRPKALKTIITLCSTDDRYAGDVHYRGGTMMASDMLWWASTMFAYNARPPFPKFVGDRWYDMWIDRLDKTPPFVERWVENQTRNSYWKHGSVNEDYSDINIPVLTMSGWADAYPNALFRLMENLNVPKKAIVGPWAHEFPDLAIPGPQIGYLQEVLEWLDKWMENPDYEAHQDEFLVYLQDSVEPKTSYAYRSGEWMDLYHEKVEHQDILKDLEGSVRLLNCQHHGLYSGVFCPFGQEGDLPDDQTIDNALATTISCKRFDEPINIIGMPIAKLRVKSDKEQANIHVRLSDVHPNGKKTLITRGQFNINHYQSHEFPEALPTDQYVDVEFPLDVVGYQLPKGHHLEITMSPTYWPQVWPSPEMVNLDVDLEHSKVELPHVNKFEPVTLNYPNSETAEPLEKEVIREGSRTRDVIKKLTEDKWVLADYSDEGLRNLPHLNITYGTENYNDFIIIEDDPLSAHVRCTWDVIVKDDDIDTKVETISDMWCDEEYFYLFNQLVAYNNGEQCFEKEWRKKYKRNFV; translated from the coding sequence ATGGGAGTATTTGATGTAGATTATAACAAGATTAATATTGTGAAAGATATGCCTTATGAAGTTGAAATTACACATCATACATGGATAACTATGTCAGACGGCACAAAACTTTCAGCAAAAATTTGGGCGCCTGTGATGGAAGGTAAGAATAAAGGTACTGTCTTAGAATATTTACCGTACAGAAAAGATGATTTTACTGCTTTGCGCGATGAAATAAGACATAAGTACTTTGCAGGACACGGTTATACATCTGTCAGAGTGGATATAAGAGGAACTGGCGATTCAGAAGGCATTATCGATGATGAATATCCTAAAGTCGAACAAGATGATGGTATAGAGATTATCGAATGGATTGCAAAACAGCCTTGGTCCAACGGCTCAGTGGCTATGATTGGAAAATCCTGGGGAGGATTCAATGGTCTGCAAATTGCTGCGAGACGTCCTAAAGCGTTAAAAACAATTATTACATTATGTTCTACTGATGACAGATATGCTGGTGATGTGCATTATCGCGGCGGCACTATGATGGCATCAGATATGCTTTGGTGGGCATCAACAATGTTTGCATATAATGCACGTCCGCCGTTTCCTAAATTTGTAGGCGATCGCTGGTATGATATGTGGATCGACAGATTAGATAAAACACCGCCGTTTGTGGAAAGATGGGTAGAAAATCAAACGAGAAACAGTTATTGGAAACATGGTTCAGTCAATGAAGATTATTCGGATATCAACATACCTGTGCTGACGATGAGCGGTTGGGCAGATGCATATCCGAACGCACTATTTCGCTTGATGGAAAATTTAAATGTACCTAAAAAGGCAATAGTCGGACCTTGGGCGCATGAGTTCCCAGACCTTGCAATTCCTGGACCTCAAATCGGTTACCTGCAAGAAGTGTTGGAATGGCTGGATAAATGGATGGAAAATCCAGATTATGAAGCACACCAAGATGAGTTTTTAGTTTATCTGCAAGATTCTGTTGAACCTAAAACTTCATATGCATACCGCTCTGGAGAGTGGATGGATTTATATCATGAAAAAGTGGAACATCAAGATATTTTGAAAGATTTAGAGGGTTCTGTCAGATTGTTGAATTGCCAGCATCATGGACTTTATTCAGGTGTATTTTGTCCATTTGGCCAAGAAGGCGATTTACCTGACGATCAAACAATTGATAATGCATTAGCTACTACGATTTCTTGTAAAAGGTTTGATGAACCAATCAATATAATTGGTATGCCTATCGCAAAATTAAGGGTGAAATCAGATAAAGAACAAGCAAACATTCATGTTCGGCTTTCAGATGTACACCCTAACGGCAAGAAAACATTAATTACAAGAGGACAATTTAATATTAACCATTATCAGAGTCATGAATTCCCTGAAGCTTTACCGACAGATCAATATGTGGATGTAGAATTCCCGTTAGATGTTGTCGGTTATCAGCTGCCGAAGGGACATCATCTTGAGATAACTATGTCCCCGACATACTGGCCGCAAGTTTGGCCTTCGCCTGAGATGGTGAACTTAGATGTGGACTTGGAACATTCGAAAGTTGAATTGCCGCATGTTAACAAATTTGAACCTGTCACATTAAACTATCCGAATTCAGAAACAGCTGAACCATTAGAAAAAGAAGTGATTAGAGAAGGCAGCAGAACAAGAGATGTCATCAAAAAATTAACAGAAGACAAATGGGTATTAGCGGATTACTCTGATGAGGGGTTAAGAAACTTACCGCACCTTAATATTACTTACGGTACAGAGAATTATAATGATTTCATTATTATTGAAGATGACCCGTTATCAGCACACGTAAGATGTACATGGGATGTCATTGTTAAAGATGACGATATAGATACTAAAGTCGAAACCATCAGCGATATGTGGTGTGATGAAGAATACTTCTATTTATTTAATCAACTTGTTGCTTATAACAATGGTGAACAATGTTTTGAAAAAGAATGGCGCAAAAAGTATAAACGTAACTTTGTATAA
- a CDS encoding BCCT family transporter, with protein sequence MKKAKLDHVIFWPSLVVLLIITVTLIITKDSAEVVLNQILTGINNRMDWVFEFLVFSLFIILLYIVFSRYGKIKLGDSKPEFNNFSFGAMLFCAGMGTSIMFWSMIEPMYYYQGPPFGLKPKSPESTEWSLAYGMFHWGISAWCIYALPTIVIAYSFYIKKNPSLKVSQSVKGALGKYSDGVIGKIIDILVIWSLVGGLGTSLGLGVPMISAGIGEVLGVEQSTLLNIIIIVIWSAIYITSASLGLHKGIKNLSNFNVYLALALAIFVIIVGPTSFILTYFTDSLGIMSNNFLRMSFYTDAIKQSGFPQSWTVFYFAWFATTAPFMGLFIAKIAKGRTLKNLILNVLAWGTLGSWLYFAVFGGYTINLQITEKFDVVKSMAENGDAATVIEILKTLPVSWLVIPFFVILGFIFLATSLDSAAYILASTASKKVGGGIEPPMWHTIVWGVLMALLSISLLLIGGLDVIQTSAVVVSVPIVLIYILLIISLFRWFKQDFPIKKEDS encoded by the coding sequence ATGAAAAAAGCAAAATTAGATCATGTTATTTTTTGGCCGTCATTAGTCGTTTTGCTAATCATTACTGTGACTTTGATTATTACAAAAGATTCGGCAGAGGTTGTTTTAAATCAGATTTTAACTGGTATTAACAACCGTATGGATTGGGTCTTTGAGTTTTTAGTTTTCAGTTTATTTATTATTCTGCTTTATATCGTGTTCAGCAGATATGGAAAAATAAAACTCGGGGATTCTAAACCGGAATTCAACAATTTTAGTTTTGGTGCGATGTTGTTCTGTGCTGGTATGGGGACTAGCATAATGTTCTGGTCAATGATAGAACCTATGTATTATTACCAAGGTCCGCCATTTGGTTTGAAACCGAAATCACCTGAATCTACTGAATGGTCATTAGCTTATGGTATGTTCCATTGGGGAATTTCTGCATGGTGCATTTATGCATTGCCGACGATAGTCATTGCATACTCATTCTATATAAAGAAAAATCCTTCTCTAAAAGTCAGTCAATCTGTTAAAGGTGCCTTAGGAAAATATTCTGACGGTGTCATTGGCAAAATCATTGATATTTTAGTGATCTGGAGTTTAGTCGGAGGACTTGGGACATCCCTAGGTTTAGGAGTACCGATGATTTCAGCAGGTATCGGGGAAGTTTTAGGAGTAGAACAATCTACTTTATTGAACATTATTATTATTGTGATCTGGTCAGCGATTTATATTACGAGTGCATCGCTTGGGCTTCATAAAGGTATTAAAAATCTTAGTAACTTCAACGTTTATTTAGCTCTCGCATTAGCCATATTCGTCATTATAGTCGGACCTACATCATTCATTTTGACTTACTTTACAGATAGCCTGGGTATTATGTCTAACAACTTTTTACGTATGAGTTTTTATACAGATGCGATTAAGCAAAGCGGATTCCCGCAATCTTGGACAGTGTTCTACTTTGCTTGGTTTGCGACCACTGCACCTTTCATGGGATTGTTCATTGCCAAGATTGCTAAAGGGCGTACATTAAAGAACCTTATTTTAAATGTACTTGCATGGGGAACGTTAGGAAGCTGGCTGTATTTTGCAGTGTTTGGCGGATATACTATTAATTTGCAAATCACTGAAAAATTTGACGTTGTAAAATCTATGGCAGAGAATGGTGATGCTGCAACGGTAATCGAAATATTAAAAACATTGCCAGTAAGTTGGCTGGTGATTCCTTTCTTCGTTATATTAGGATTTATATTCCTCGCAACGTCATTAGATTCAGCTGCTTATATTTTGGCTTCGACTGCATCTAAAAAAGTCGGAGGCGGTATAGAACCGCCTATGTGGCACACAATCGTTTGGGGCGTATTGATGGCCTTGTTATCTATTTCCTTACTGTTGATAGGAGGGCTTGATGTCATTCAAACCTCAGCAGTTGTGGTTTCTGTACCTATTGTTTTGATTTATATTTTATTGATTATTTCGTTGTTCAGATGGTTTAAACAAGATTTTCCAATTAAAAAGGAGGACTCATAA
- the phnX gene encoding phosphonoacetaldehyde hydrolase: protein MINKIEGVIFDWAGTMIDFGCFAPVHVFVNIFKDAGIDVTIEEAREPMGMLKRDHIQAMLEMPRIKGLWEEKYGKAPEEQDIDQLYNQFETQLMQTLEDFTTPIQGAVDTAHWLKAKGIKVGSTTGYTSEMMEVVKPNAAQQGYEPDFVATADLVGNHGRPYPYMIFKNMEVLELKKVQHVVKVGDTVSDIQEGVNAGVITVGVIKGSSLSGYNESDWQQLSVDERTEIGKAVKEKFEANGADHVIYSIEELPGLIESLNA from the coding sequence ATGATTAATAAAATAGAAGGTGTCATTTTCGATTGGGCAGGTACAATGATTGATTTCGGCTGTTTTGCGCCGGTACACGTTTTCGTTAATATCTTTAAAGATGCAGGGATTGATGTAACGATTGAAGAAGCAAGAGAACCTATGGGAATGTTGAAACGCGATCATATTCAAGCAATGTTAGAAATGCCGCGTATTAAAGGATTATGGGAAGAAAAATATGGCAAAGCACCAGAAGAACAAGACATTGATCAACTTTATAATCAATTTGAAACACAGTTGATGCAGACACTTGAAGATTTCACTACACCGATACAAGGCGCTGTGGATACAGCACATTGGTTAAAAGCAAAAGGTATCAAAGTCGGTTCTACTACAGGTTATACCTCTGAAATGATGGAAGTAGTAAAACCTAATGCAGCACAGCAAGGCTATGAACCAGACTTTGTAGCAACTGCAGACTTAGTCGGCAATCATGGCAGACCGTATCCGTATATGATATTTAAAAATATGGAAGTACTTGAACTGAAAAAGGTCCAACATGTCGTTAAAGTCGGCGATACAGTTTCTGATATACAAGAAGGAGTTAACGCAGGCGTAATCACAGTAGGTGTCATCAAAGGCAGTTCACTTTCAGGTTATAACGAATCAGACTGGCAACAACTATCAGTAGATGAACGTACTGAAATCGGTAAAGCGGTCAAAGAGAAATTCGAAGCCAATGGCGCAGATCATGTTATCTACAGTATTGAAGAATTACCAGGATTAATCGAATCATTAAATGCATAG
- the phnW gene encoding 2-aminoethylphosphonate--pyruvate transaminase, with protein MAHDYKLLTPGPLTTTKKVKEQMLEDRCTWDNDYKSVTQDIRKRLLDLSGVNADEYTTVLQQGSGSFVVESVLQTALSQEDHILILSNGAYGNRMIEMAERIGKRVTALRFEYDKVPDFDDVKALVQEDKTITHIAMVHCETTTGMLNPIEPLTQIAQSFDLKIIIDAMSSFGGLPIDVAALDIDYIISSANKCIQGVPGFGFVIAKQDTLKTTKGNAHSLVLDLYDQWQVMEKDEGKWRYTSPTHVVAAFLEALVELEEEGGIEARHQRYQENNDYLRKHLADIGFTPYIKQAYQSPIITTFLYPYPEFDFEDFYNQMKAEGFVLYPGKLMDIPSFRIGNIGDLDVEDLSKLIRNIRQYILEEEVQHD; from the coding sequence ATGGCACATGATTATAAATTATTAACACCAGGACCATTGACAACAACAAAGAAAGTAAAGGAACAAATGTTAGAGGATAGATGTACATGGGATAACGATTATAAGTCAGTTACACAAGACATTCGCAAACGCTTATTAGATTTATCAGGTGTAAATGCGGATGAATATACGACAGTTTTACAACAAGGCAGCGGAAGTTTTGTCGTCGAAAGTGTTTTACAGACAGCATTAAGCCAAGAGGATCATATCCTTATTCTCAGCAACGGTGCTTACGGCAATCGTATGATTGAAATGGCAGAACGTATCGGCAAGCGTGTGACAGCATTAAGATTTGAGTATGACAAAGTTCCTGATTTCGATGATGTGAAAGCACTGGTACAAGAAGATAAGACCATTACGCATATTGCGATGGTACACTGCGAAACGACAACTGGAATGCTTAATCCTATTGAACCTTTAACACAAATTGCACAATCATTTGATCTGAAAATTATTATAGATGCAATGAGCAGTTTCGGCGGTTTGCCTATTGATGTCGCAGCATTAGATATCGACTACATTATCAGCAGTGCGAATAAATGTATCCAAGGTGTTCCAGGATTTGGTTTTGTTATCGCAAAACAGGATACATTAAAAACAACGAAAGGGAATGCGCATAGTTTAGTGTTAGATTTATATGACCAATGGCAAGTAATGGAAAAAGATGAAGGCAAATGGCGCTATACATCACCGACACATGTAGTTGCGGCATTCTTAGAAGCATTAGTTGAACTGGAAGAAGAAGGCGGCATAGAAGCAAGACATCAACGCTACCAAGAAAATAATGACTATTTAAGAAAGCATTTAGCAGATATCGGTTTCACACCGTATATTAAACAAGCATATCAATCGCCGATTATCACAACATTTTTATATCCTTATCCAGAGTTTGATTTTGAAGACTTTTATAATCAAATGAAAGCGGAAGGATTTGTATTGTATCCAGGAAAATTAATGGATATTCCTTCATTCAGAATCGGCAACATTGGAGATTTAGACGTGGAAGATTTAAGCAAATTAATTCGTAATATCCGTCAATATATTTTAGAGGAGGAAGTGCAGCATGATTAA